A segment of the Prochlorococcus sp. RS04 genome:
AATCCTCTTTACTAGCTATTCTTATCGCGTCTATTGATTTAAAATGCTCAAGCAATTCTCTTATTCTTGATGGTCCTAATCCACTGATTTGTGACAATTGAGATCTATTCATTCTCTTAGATCTTTTGTCTCTATGAAAAGATAATGCAAATCTATGTGCTTCATCTCTTACCCTTCTTAATAGAAGAACTCCTTTTTGATTTTCATCAGTATCAAGAGACTTAGTAAAGCCTGGAATAAATATTTCTTCATTTTTTTTTGCTAATGAACATATAGTTACTTCTTCCTCAAGATTTAATTCTTTTAATGCTTTAATAGCTGCATTTAACTGTCCTTTTCCTCCATCAATCATTATTAAATCAGGCCAATCTGATAGAAGTTCATTGTCTAATTTACTATTCGTTTTATCATTTAATATTGAAAAATCCCCTCCACTTTTTTTAAATCTTGACCATTTTTTAAACCTTCTATGTATTACTTCATATATCGAAGCAAAATCATCACTATGTCCTACAAAAACGTTTGGATCTTTTATTTTATATTTCCTATAATCCTGTTTAGAAGGAATCCCATCAATAAAAACGACTTGTGATGCTACAGGGTCACTACCTTGTATATGGCTAATATCATAACCTTCAATTCTTTTAGGTTGTTCGCTTAATTCAAGTATTTGGGCAAGATCCTCAATTGATGATTCATTATCTTGTATCCCATTTAATATTCTATCTAATTCCAATTTCGCATTTTTTAAAACCATTTCTACAGTTTCATGTTTTTTATTTCTTTTTGGGATTAAGATTTTTACTTTCTTTTTTCTTAGCTCCGTTAACCAATCCTCTATGGTTGCTTGTTTTGGAAGGTTATATTGAATAAGAATTTCTGATGGTATTTCTACGGCTTCAACATTCATATAATGCTCTTCTAATATCTTTTGTAAAATAAGATTTTCATCTTCATTATTTAATTTTTGACTATAGCCAATCCTTCCAATAAGCTTACCAGATCTCATTTGGAAAATTTGTATACTAGCTACATTTTTTTCTGAAACTATTCCAAAGATGTCTCTATTGATTGAAGAATCAGGTATTGATATTTTTTGTGATTCAGTTAATAATTTTAAACCTGAAATTTGGTCTCTTATTTTTGCTGCATTTTCATAATCTAAATCATTTGAAAATTGCAACATTTTTTTTTGTAAAAATATTTCTAAGTCATCATTCCTTCCTTGAAATATCATAGATACTTGTTTCATTATTTTTTTATAATCGTCAGATGATATTACCTCTTGGCAAACACCTGGACATCTTCCTATTGAATAATTTAAACAAGTTCTATCTTTATAAACTGGCCTTGGCCTTTGTCTAAGTGGAAATATTTTTTTTATCGTAAATAATGTTCTCCTTAATAATCCGACATCTACATAAGGTCCATAATATCTATCTAAATTATTTCTATTTCTTCTTCTTCTTGTAATAAATATTCGAGGATATTTTTCGCTCCAAGTTATGCAAAGATATGGATATTTCTTATCATCCTTCAAAAGAATATTAAAATATGGTTTGTTTGTTTTTATTAAATTTGACTCTAAATTTAGTGCTTCATATTCGCTATCTGTGACTATAATTTCTATCTCAGTTATTTGACGAACCATCAAACTTAATCTTGGAGTTAAATCTGAAAAATTATTAAAATAACTACTTACTCTACTGCGTAGTTTTTTAGATTTACCAATATAAAGTAAATTATTATCTATATCTTTAAAAAGATAGCAACCAGATGACTTTGGAATTTCGGATAATCTTGATTTTAGTAATTCTTTATTATTAATTAATTTATATTCAATTTTAAAATTATATTTGTTATTTATTGTTTCTATAGAGGAATTACTCATATATAAAGATTAACCTCCATAATTCCAGCCAGTTGAAGATAAATTTAGAGAGTCAACATCATTATTCAAATAAGCAGATTGAACTTCTCCTACAAAAACTGTATGGTCTCCATGAATAACACTTCCAACAACATTACATTCAACTCCACCAACACTATCAACTAAAATAGGCAATCCAAGTTCACCTAAATTAAATTCAACAGATTCAAATCTGCCTCCTAATGCTTTTTGGGGTTTAAAGAAAACAGCTGCTAGATCTTTTTGATCACTTTTGAGGACATTTAATGAGAACTTATTGGTGGACTTTATTATTTCATGACTAGAACCTTCTGCTCTAACAGCCATTACGACTAATGGGGGAGTGAAAGAACCTTGAGTCACCCAACTAGCAGTAAATCCATTCACTTCATTTTTATCTTCGTCTCTAACTCCACAAATAAATAATCCGTGAGGTATTTTTCTTAATAAGATTTTTTTTGCTTCTAGATTTAATGTCATAATTGATATATCTAATAAACTTATTTTAACTAAATTTCTTATTCGAACATAATAAATTCATGAAAATTCTTTATCCTGGTACATTTGATCCTTTAACAAACGGGCATATTGATTTAATAGAAAGAGCTGAAAAAATATTTGGCAATCTAGTAGTTGCTGTTTTAGAAAATACTTCTAAAACACCAACATTT
Coding sequences within it:
- the uvrC gene encoding excinuclease ABC subunit UvrC, with the protein product MSNSSIETINNKYNFKIEYKLINNKELLKSRLSEIPKSSGCYLFKDIDNNLLYIGKSKKLRSRVSSYFNNFSDLTPRLSLMVRQITEIEIIVTDSEYEALNLESNLIKTNKPYFNILLKDDKKYPYLCITWSEKYPRIFITRRRRNRNNLDRYYGPYVDVGLLRRTLFTIKKIFPLRQRPRPVYKDRTCLNYSIGRCPGVCQEVISSDDYKKIMKQVSMIFQGRNDDLEIFLQKKMLQFSNDLDYENAAKIRDQISGLKLLTESQKISIPDSSINRDIFGIVSEKNVASIQIFQMRSGKLIGRIGYSQKLNNEDENLILQKILEEHYMNVEAVEIPSEILIQYNLPKQATIEDWLTELRKKKVKILIPKRNKKHETVEMVLKNAKLELDRILNGIQDNESSIEDLAQILELSEQPKRIEGYDISHIQGSDPVASQVVFIDGIPSKQDYRKYKIKDPNVFVGHSDDFASIYEVIHRRFKKWSRFKKSGGDFSILNDKTNSKLDNELLSDWPDLIMIDGGKGQLNAAIKALKELNLEEEVTICSLAKKNEEIFIPGFTKSLDTDENQKGVLLLRRVRDEAHRFALSFHRDKRSKRMNRSQLSQISGLGPSRIRELLEHFKSIDAIRIASKEDLSKVKGLGKNSVNDIYEYFNEL
- a CDS encoding flavin reductase family protein, with protein sequence MTLNLEAKKILLRKIPHGLFICGVRDEDKNEVNGFTASWVTQGSFTPPLVVMAVRAEGSSHEIIKSTNKFSLNVLKSDQKDLAAVFFKPQKALGGRFESVEFNLGELGLPILVDSVGGVECNVVGSVIHGDHTVFVGEVQSAYLNNDVDSLNLSSTGWNYGG